The Pseudomonas protegens genome contains the following window.
TCGTCCCTTTTATTGTTATCGGACAAGTGCGCCCCACGCCGGAGCGCGGGGCGACATAAGCGGACGCTCCGCGCCCGTCTTGCAGGTACAGCGAACCCACTCGGGCCACCGCTCTCGGCCGAGCGCGGAGTGATCGGGTGGCCCGGCGTGCATTACAGGCTCGGCAACAACTGAGCTGGCAGCAGCCCATTCAGGCAGCGCGAAGCCAACAACTCGCTGGCCGCGTTGATATCCGGTGCAAAGAAACGGTCCTTCTCGTAGTACGCCACCTTCTCGCGCAGGATGGCGCGGGCTTTTTCCAGGGTTGGCGAGGTTTTCAGGCCTTCGCGCAGGTCCAGGCCCTGACAGGCCGCCAGCCATTCCACGGCCAGCACACCGCGGGTGTTGTCGGCCATTTCCCACAGGCGCTTGCCGGCGGCCGGCGCCATGGACACGTGGTCTTCCTGGTTGGCGGAAGTGGGAATGCTGTCCACCGAGTGCGGGTGGGCCAGGGCCTTGTTCTCGCTGGCCAGGGCCGCAGCGGTGACCTGGGCGATCATGAAGCCGGAGTTGACCCCGCCATTGGCCACCAGGAACGGCGGCAGCTGGGACATGTGCTTGTCCATCATCAGCGAGATACGACGCTCGCTCAGGGACGCGATCTCGGCGATGGCCAGGGCCATGTTGTCGGCCGCCATGGCCACGGGTTCGGCGTGGAAGTTGCCACCGGAAATCACATCGCCTTCGGCGGCGAACACCAGCGGGTTATCGGACACCGCGTTGGCTTCGATCACCAGCACTTCGGCGGCCTGGCGGAACTGGGTCAGGCAGGCGCCCATCACTTGCGGCTGGCAACGCAGGGAGTACGGGTCCTGGACCTTGTCGCAGTTCTGGTGCGAGGCGGACACCTCGGTGCTCTCGCCGAGCAAGGCGCGATAGGCCGCGGCGGTATCGATCTGCCCGCGCTGACCACGCGCGGCGTGAATCCGTGGGTCGAACGGCGAGCGCGAACCCAGCACCGCTTCCACCGTCAGGCCGCCGCACACCAGGGCACCGGCAAACAGGTCTTCACCTTCGAACAGCCCGCGCAAGGCGAACGCGGTGGACACCTGGGTGCCGTTGAGCAGCGCCAGGCCTTCCTTGGCGGCCAGGGTCAGCGGCTTGAGGCTGGCGATTTCCAGGGCCGCGGTCGCTTCCAGCCACTGGCCCTTGTAGCGCGCCTTGCCCTCGCCCAGCAGCACCAGGGACATGTGGGCCAGAGGCGCCAGGTCGCCGGAAGCGCCCACCGAGCCCTTGAGCGGGATATGCGGATAGACCTCGGCGTTGATCAGGGCGATCAGGGCGTCGATCACTTGGCGACGGATGCCGGAGAAGCCGCGGCTCAGGCTGTTGACCTTGAGCACCATGATCAGGCGCACCAGATCGTCGCTGATCGGCTCGCCCACGCCAGCGGCATGGGACAGCACGAGGGAGCGCTGGAGGTTTTCCAGGTCGGCGCTGGCGATGCGGGTCGAGGCCAGCAGGCCGAAACCGGTGTTGATCCCGTAGGCGGTGCGGTTCTCGGCGAGGATCTGTTCGACACAAGCGACGCTGGCATCGATCTGCGCCGAGGCGCTGTTGTCCAGGGTCAGGGTCAGCGGCTGCTGATAGATGGCCCGCAGTTGGGCCAGGGTCAGTTGGCCGGGAATCAGGTTAAGCGCAGTCACATTCATGCTCCTTTTGAGAGTTTTGTAATAACTACCAGTCGCTCCGGAAGCTTCCGTTATCCGTCGTCATTCGCGGTTTTGCGCGAGTGACGCCTTGGCACGCTGGTGATGGAAAAAACGGTTCATTGCACCTTGGAAAAACGTTTGTGCAGCAGCTCCGGGTCCTTGAGCAGGGCCGCAGCGCTGGCAATGTCCGGCGCCAGCCAGCGGTCCTGGTCATAGGCCGGGACCCGCTCGCGCAGCAGGCACCAGGCGATACCGGTGCCGGTGCCGAAGCGCTGCGCCTTGAGAAACTCGAAAGCCTGGGCCGCCAGCAGGTACTCGATGGCGAGGATCTGGGTGCAGTTCTCCAGCACCTGATGCAGCTTCAGGGCGGCATTGGTGCCCAGGCTCAGGTGGTCTTCCTGCAGGCCCGAGGTCACGTAGTTGTCCAGCACCGCCGGCTGGGCCAGCTGACGGTTCTGCGCACACAGCGAGGCGGCCACGTATTGCACGATCATCATTCCGGAGTTGACCCCGGGCTCGCTGACCAGAAACGCCGGCAAGCCACTGACATGGGGGTTGATCAGGCGGTCCAGGCGCCGCTCGGCGATCGAGCCGATCTCGGCCATGGCGATCGCCAGCAGGTCCGCCGCCAGGGCCACCGACTGGCCATGGGGATTGGCCTGGGACACCACCCGGTAGTGGTCCGGGGTGCCCAGCAGCAACGGGTTGTCGGTGGCGCCATTGAGCTCGGTTTCCACCTGCCGGACGGCGTGGGCCAGTTGATCCCGGGCAGCGCCATGCACCTGGGGAATGGAACGGATGCTCAAGGCGTCCTGGGTGCGGATGCCCCGGCTGCTGGCGATCACTTCGCTGCCGTCGAGCAAGGCGCGCAGATTGCTGCCCACCACCTGCATGCCGGGGTGCGCCTTGAGGGCGATGATCTGCGCATCGAAGGCGTCGATCTGGCCGCGCTGGGCCTCGAAACTCATGGCGCCGATCACGTCGGCCCACTGCAACAGGCGACTGGCGTCGGCCAGGGCCAGACAGCTGAGGCCGGTCATGCACGGCGTGCCGTTGACCAGGCACAGGCCGTCCTTGGCCCCCAGTTGCGCCGGCTGCAGCCCTTCCTCGGCCAGGGCCTGTTCGGCGCTGACAATACGACCGCGATAGCTGACCTGACCGACGCCGAGCAAGGCGATGCCAATGTGGGCCATATGGGTCAGATAACCCACCGAGCCCTGGGATGGCACCTGTGGAGTGATGCCGCGATTGAGCAGGTTCAGCAGCGCCTCGACCACCTGGCGGTGGATACCGGATTTGCCGTGGCTGTAGTTGATGAGGGCGGCGCAGAGAATCGCTCGGGTCTGCTCATCGGCCAAGGCCGGGCCCACGCCGCAGGCATGGCTGAGCAAGGTGTTGCGCGACAGCTGGCTGAGTTGCTCACCAGCCAGCAGCACATTGCACAAGGCGCCAAGGCCGGTGCTGATGCCATAGGCACGCTCGCCGCTGTCCACCACCTGGCGCACGATGGCCTGGGCATTGTCGATACGCGCCCAGGCCTGGGCCGACAGCTCAAGCTGCGAGCCATGACGGGCGACGGCGACAACATCCTGCCAACCCAGGGGGGCGTCGGCGATAACGATTTTTTCAGCCTGGGACATCGGGGACCTCTTCTTGCAAACCTTGGGTTGTCTGCCGCTTTGCCGGACCTTTGGCCGGCAAGTCGGCTCCTACACGGTGGCGGCGCGGCGCTGGACAAAACGATCGACGTATTCATCCGCCGGCGAATGCAGGATCTCTTTCGGCGTACCCACCTGGATCAGGCGGCCGTCCTTGAGGATCGCGATGCGGTTGCCGATGCGCACCGCCTCGTCCAGATCGTGGGTAATGAAGACGATGGTCTTGTGCAGGGTCTTCTGCAGCTCCAGCAACTGGTCCTGCATCTCGGCGCGGATCAGCGGGTCCAGGGCGCTGAAGGCTTCATCCATGAGGATGATGTCGGTGTCCGCGGCCAGGGCCCGGGCAAGGCCGACCCGTTGGCGCATGCCGCCGGACAGCTGGTGCGGGTACTTCTTCTCGTAGCCCTTGAGGCCCACGGTGTTGATCCAGTGCAGGGCCCGTTCGGCGCACAGCGCCTTGCTCTCGCCGCGCACCTTGAGGCCATAGGCGACGTTGTCCTGCACGTTGCGGTGGGGCAGCAGGCCGAAGCTCTGGAACACCATGCTGATCTTGTGCCGGCGGAATTGGCGCAGGGCTTCCATGTCGTATTGCAGGATGTCTTCGCCGTCCACCAGGATCGCCCCGCTGGTGGGGTCGATCAGACGGTTGAAGTGGCGCACCAGGGTCGACTTGCCGGAACCGGACAACCCCATGATGACGAAGATCTCACCGGTGCCGATGCTCAGGGACAGGTCATTGACCCCCACCACGCAGCCGGTCTGGGCCAGTACCTGATCCTTGCTCTGGCCCTGGCGGATCATCGCCAGGGCGTCAGAGGGGCGGTTGCCGAATATCTTGAAGACGTTCCTGACTTCGATCTTGCTCACGGCAGCACTGCTCATTTGCTCACCTCATGACGTGGACGACCGTAGGCCTGGGTAATGCGGTCGATCACCACCGCCAGAATCACGATCGCCAGTCCCGCTTCCAGGCCACGCCCGACGTTGAGGGTCTGGATCCCCACCAGCACGTCCTCGCCCAGGCCACGGGCCCCGATCATCGAGGCGATCACCACCATCGACAGGGCCATCATGGTGGTCTGGTTGATCCCGGCCATGATGCTCGGCAGGGCCAGGGGCAGTTGCACGCCGAACAGCTGCTGCCAGCGGTTGGCGCCAAAGGCATTGATCGCTTCCATGACTTCACCGTCCACCTGGCGGATCCCCAGGTCGGTGAGGCGGATCAGCGGCGGCGCGGCGTAGATCACCGTGGCGAAGATCGCCGGCACCTTGCCCAGGCCGAACAGCATCAGCACCGGGATCAGGTACACGAAGCTGGGCATGGTCTGCATGATGTCCAGCAGCGGCATCAGTACCGAACGCAAGCGGTTGCTGCGGGCCGAAAGGATCCCCAGGGGGATGCCGATCAGTACCGAGATCAGCGTGGCCACCAGCATCAGGGCCAGGGTCTGCATCAGCTTGTCCCACAGGCCGACAGCGCCCACCAGGAACAGCAGGCCGACGATCACCGCCGTGGTCAGCAGCTTGCGGGTCGCATGCCAGGCGATGCCGCCGACAATCGCCAGCATCAGCCACCAGGGCGCCAGGCGCAGCAGGCCTTCAAGGTTGACGATGGCCCACAGCAGGGTGTCGGAGATGTGCCGGAACACATCACCGTAATTGGTCACCAGGGCGTCGACCCAGCCGTTGACCCAGTCGGCGATGGAAAAAGTGAAACGGTCTGGAAACATAAGAAACTCTCGATCAAAGGAGGTTGTGGTCCGGCTTCCGGCGGTGCTTGCGAACCGCCGGAAAGGCTCGACCTACAAGGCCGCGTCGATTTTCCTGGCCGCGTCTTCGCTGACCCATGGGTGCCAGACTTCAGGATGTTCCTTGAGAAAGAGTTTCGCCAGTTTCGGCGACTCGATGCGCTCGCGGGTCATGCGCGCCAGGTTCTGGTTGAGCAGGTCGATGGGCAGGTTGGCCTTTTCCAGCACCGCCACCAGTTCCGGGGCCTCGTCGTGGAAGGTCTTGGACAGGCCGACCTTGATGCTCACGCTCTTGTCGACGCCGGGTTTCTCCTCCAGCTTGACCAGGTCCACCTGGCCCATGAGCGGGGTTGGCGACCAGTAGTAGAAGAGGATAGGTTCGCCCCGCTTGTAGCTCGACAGCACCGCCGCATCCAGGGCCGGGCCGGTGCCGGGACGGAAGTTGGTGTAGCTGCTTTCCAGGCCGTAGCTCTTGAGCATCTCGCTGTTGTCCAGCTCACAGGTCCAACCGGCCGGGCAGTTGTAGAAGCGGCCCTTGCTGGGTTCTTCCGGGTCTTTGAACAGGCTGGCGTACTGGCCCAGGTCGGCGATGTTTTTCAGGTTCGGCGCCTTGGCTTCGAGCTTGCGCTTGGCGTCGCCCTCGATCACATAGCGCGGCACGTACCAGCCTTCGACGGCTCCCACCACCGGCGCGCCAACACCCACCACCTTGCCGGCCTTCTCGGCCTTGTTCCACACCTCGCTGCGGCCCACCCACTCTTCGGCGAAGACCTGGATGTCATTGCTGCCCAGGGCGTTCTCCATGGTGATGGAGTTGCCCGGCAGGCTGTCGGTCTTGCAGTCGTAGCCCTTCTCCAGGACGAACTGCAGAACATCAGTGAGCAACATGCCGCTTTCCCAGTTCAGGCCGGCGAACTTCACCGGTTTGCCCGACTCGCACCAGCCGGCCGCCTGGGCACCGGAGGCGGCCGCAAGGCCCATGGACAGCAACGTGGTCAGCAGGGTCTTATGCATTTTCATTGTGTGACGCTCCTAATCGTGAGTTGGCTTACGGCAGTTAAGAGGCATCCAGCCCTGTCCACGTCCCATCAAGACTCACACCGCTGTAGCGCGGCCGGTCCCACTCAGTTGTTGTTCGATCGGCGCAACCTGCTCTTGCGGCAGGATCAGGTGCTCGGGCACCGCGCCATGCCACTTCTTCGCGCAGACGTAGTACAACGCCGCCGGCACCACCAGGCCGATGATCCAGGAGATGTCGGTGTCGCCCAGACTGGCCACCAGGGGGCCGGTGTAGAAGTGGGTGGAGATGAACGGCATCTGGACCAGCACGCCGAACACATAAATGCTGATGCCCATGACATTCCAGCGACCGTAGCGACCGTCCGGGTTGGACA
Protein-coding sequences here:
- the hutH gene encoding histidine ammonia-lyase, yielding MNVTALNLIPGQLTLAQLRAIYQQPLTLTLDNSASAQIDASVACVEQILAENRTAYGINTGFGLLASTRIASADLENLQRSLVLSHAAGVGEPISDDLVRLIMVLKVNSLSRGFSGIRRQVIDALIALINAEVYPHIPLKGSVGASGDLAPLAHMSLVLLGEGKARYKGQWLEATAALEIASLKPLTLAAKEGLALLNGTQVSTAFALRGLFEGEDLFAGALVCGGLTVEAVLGSRSPFDPRIHAARGQRGQIDTAAAYRALLGESTEVSASHQNCDKVQDPYSLRCQPQVMGACLTQFRQAAEVLVIEANAVSDNPLVFAAEGDVISGGNFHAEPVAMAADNMALAIAEIASLSERRISLMMDKHMSQLPPFLVANGGVNSGFMIAQVTAAALASENKALAHPHSVDSIPTSANQEDHVSMAPAAGKRLWEMADNTRGVLAVEWLAACQGLDLREGLKTSPTLEKARAILREKVAYYEKDRFFAPDINAASELLASRCLNGLLPAQLLPSL
- the hutH gene encoding histidine ammonia-lyase, with protein sequence MSQAEKIVIADAPLGWQDVVAVARHGSQLELSAQAWARIDNAQAIVRQVVDSGERAYGISTGLGALCNVLLAGEQLSQLSRNTLLSHACGVGPALADEQTRAILCAALINYSHGKSGIHRQVVEALLNLLNRGITPQVPSQGSVGYLTHMAHIGIALLGVGQVSYRGRIVSAEQALAEEGLQPAQLGAKDGLCLVNGTPCMTGLSCLALADASRLLQWADVIGAMSFEAQRGQIDAFDAQIIALKAHPGMQVVGSNLRALLDGSEVIASSRGIRTQDALSIRSIPQVHGAARDQLAHAVRQVETELNGATDNPLLLGTPDHYRVVSQANPHGQSVALAADLLAIAMAEIGSIAERRLDRLINPHVSGLPAFLVSEPGVNSGMMIVQYVAASLCAQNRQLAQPAVLDNYVTSGLQEDHLSLGTNAALKLHQVLENCTQILAIEYLLAAQAFEFLKAQRFGTGTGIAWCLLRERVPAYDQDRWLAPDIASAAALLKDPELLHKRFSKVQ
- a CDS encoding glycine betaine/L-proline ABC transporter ATP-binding protein, yielding MSSAAVSKIEVRNVFKIFGNRPSDALAMIRQGQSKDQVLAQTGCVVGVNDLSLSIGTGEIFVIMGLSGSGKSTLVRHFNRLIDPTSGAILVDGEDILQYDMEALRQFRRHKISMVFQSFGLLPHRNVQDNVAYGLKVRGESKALCAERALHWINTVGLKGYEKKYPHQLSGGMRQRVGLARALAADTDIILMDEAFSALDPLIRAEMQDQLLELQKTLHKTIVFITHDLDEAVRIGNRIAILKDGRLIQVGTPKEILHSPADEYVDRFVQRRAATV
- a CDS encoding ABC transporter permease, with translation MFPDRFTFSIADWVNGWVDALVTNYGDVFRHISDTLLWAIVNLEGLLRLAPWWLMLAIVGGIAWHATRKLLTTAVIVGLLFLVGAVGLWDKLMQTLALMLVATLISVLIGIPLGILSARSNRLRSVLMPLLDIMQTMPSFVYLIPVLMLFGLGKVPAIFATVIYAAPPLIRLTDLGIRQVDGEVMEAINAFGANRWQQLFGVQLPLALPSIMAGINQTTMMALSMVVIASMIGARGLGEDVLVGIQTLNVGRGLEAGLAIVILAVVIDRITQAYGRPRHEVSK
- a CDS encoding ABC transporter substrate-binding protein; amino-acid sequence: MKMHKTLLTTLLSMGLAAASGAQAAGWCESGKPVKFAGLNWESGMLLTDVLQFVLEKGYDCKTDSLPGNSITMENALGSNDIQVFAEEWVGRSEVWNKAEKAGKVVGVGAPVVGAVEGWYVPRYVIEGDAKRKLEAKAPNLKNIADLGQYASLFKDPEEPSKGRFYNCPAGWTCELDNSEMLKSYGLESSYTNFRPGTGPALDAAVLSSYKRGEPILFYYWSPTPLMGQVDLVKLEEKPGVDKSVSIKVGLSKTFHDEAPELVAVLEKANLPIDLLNQNLARMTRERIESPKLAKLFLKEHPEVWHPWVSEDAARKIDAAL